The Drosophila innubila isolate TH190305 chromosome 3R unlocalized genomic scaffold, UK_Dinn_1.0 2_E_3R, whole genome shotgun sequence genome has a segment encoding these proteins:
- the LOC117791258 gene encoding uncharacterized protein LOC117791258 has translation MVAPSKVFEWPLNRVHCSGFLHSLPNQSCTEAFIWNLYRNHVSSAKYYLPVLLVPLVLNYRKLSKNHVWSIVKNYLQTLGIGSTINALVFYWMCICRRLCGRFVWGLVPFLSCCLGAQIIWWAPPKVLQFYSTGIIHAAIEAMMRQLDVGLVHSHAARTLVFMMCSLAVLRLQQAQAYSGFWFIKPALLPDDYPKWSLEQRVRDSLLELRTYLGIGLALDLLSAIMRKRIRRINLKSTSFMISYMGIYRMIQCVLAGRMEPRHTNLLAAFLSGGAFWFVSHIPLTLMSFSVVTASQVLWQEFCAQDVSKSKLLAKLQRLPWSKLLIPPSLGFLVHSLLFQGHVINGLARSFINRTCDSNAQRIVDFLLLPEETILTKVSSISIMPFLF, from the exons ATGGTCGCACCCAGCAAAGTTTTCGAGTGGCCCTTGAACCGTGTACACTGCTCGGGCTTTTTGCACAGCCTGCCAAATCAAAGTTGCACCGAGGCGTTTATCTGGAATCTGTATCGTAATCATGTGTCCAGTGCAAAATACTATTTACCAGTATTGTTG GTTCCGCTAGTTCTCAACTATCGTAAACTTAGCAAGAATCATGTATGGTCCATAGTTAAAAACTATCTACAAACTTTGGGCATTGGCTCGACAATTAACGCACTTGTATTCTACTGGATGTGCATCTGTCGACGTCTCTGTGGCCGTTTCGTTTGGGGATTAGTACCGTTTCTTTCCTGCTGTTTGGGAGCACAGATCATCTGGTGGGCTCCACCAAAGGTGCTGCAATTTTATTCCACGGGAATTATCCATGCG GCCATTGAAGCCATGATGCGACAACTGGACGTGGGATTGGTGCATTCACATGCAGCACGAACGCTGGTATTTATGATGTGCTCCCTGGCGGTGCTTCGGCTACAACAGGCGCAAGCTTATTCGGGATTCTGGTTTATCAAGCCGGCTCTATTGCCTGACGATTATCCGAAGTGGTCCTTGGAGCAGCGAGTCAGGGATTCCTTACTCGAATTGCGCACCTATCTGGGCATTGGCTTGGCTCTGGACTTACTAAGTGCCATAATGCGCAAGCGTATCAGAAGGATAAACTTGAAATCTACCAGCTTTATGATCAGCTATATGGGCATATACAGG ATGATACAATGTGTACTGGCGGGCAGAATGGAACCAAGGCATACAAATTTACTGGCTGCATTTCTCAGTGGAGGTGCCTTTTGGTTTGTCAGCCACATACCCTTAACCCTTATGTCATTCTCAGTGGTCACTGCCAGTCAAGTCTTGTGGCAAGAGTTTTGTGCACAGGATGTATCTAAGAGTAAGCTTCTGGCTAAACTACAGCGCTTACCCTGGTCAAAGCTGCTAATCCCTCCAAGCTTGGGCTTTTTGGTGCACAGCTTACTCTTCCAGGGACATGTGATCAACGGCTTGGCGAGATCATTTATAAACCGCACCTGTGACAGCAA tgcccAACGTATCGTCGATTTCCTGTTATTACCCGAAGAAACAATATTGACCAAAGTCAGTAGCATTTCGATTATGccgttcttattttaa
- the LOC117789999 gene encoding metastasis-associated protein MTA3 isoform X1 has protein sequence MATNMYRVGDYVYVETAPNSPFLIRRIEELNKNQTGNVEAKVMCFYRRRDLPNPLVQLADKHQLATAEDSPLATKLKKTWLRTPVGEEQAAQAVLDPSIAALEEERTSPTQASAGAASGNSSTNNNTNNNNNNNNNSAASGAAGGDGEKSEALTSKQRYQIKHRELFLSRQVESIPATQIRGKCSVTLLNETESLQSYLNKDDTFFYCLVFDPNQKTLLADKGEIRVGSRYQCDIPAKLKDTATDERKLEELESLVWTPEHSLTDRKIDQFLVVSRSIGTFARALDCSSSVKQPSLHMSAAAASRDITLFHAMDILHKHDYSIEESMSSLVPSTGPVLCRDEIEDWSASEANLFEEALDKYGKDFNDIRQDFLPWKTLKQIIEYYYMWKTTDRYVQQKRVKAVEAELKLKQVYIPQYNNNGKGNGASVKAGSGGGGPGGIYNGTTNGGADLSNNGKPCESCGITKSSQWNSFSNGHLACRLCQSCWDYWRKYGSMKSAHKGDANDGEAKKKAAIAAAPATAVATTGATGAVVDLNDDEKVSDLSNRQLHRCSIVNCGKEFKLKTHLARHYAQAHGIAISSGSPRPIMKTRTAFYLHTNPMTRVARIVCRSIVKPKKAARQSAYAINALLVKQEFTNRISGKSQVEIKKMLLLKPKDRGSVTKIANRLGAPGSGPHEWLVLTPKDKMPQPVVVSFPKPPKAPDGSLVYERVPNKTPDVVAVPVTAADKELSIIPTQATSTIRKRAHEEQQLNGTEVTIVPSGPPAKRPNKDPMPSHCPSPEQFAAMMAASGQPLSRHHLNGKQKIAQMARGGNGRKQVISWMDAPDDVYFRATDVHKKTRKILSAVDLRRAARKPWRSLPIKSMAPEPSSKPIESQIVILD, from the exons ATGGCCACAAATATGTATCGAGTCGGAG ACTACGTGTACGTTGAGACAGCGCCGAATAGTCCCTTCCTGATACGCCGCATCgaggagttgaataaaaaccAAACCGGCAATGTGGAGGCGAAGGTCATGTGTTTCTACCGGCGTCGTGATCTGCCCAACCCACTTGTACAGCTGGCGGATAAGCATCAAC TGGCAACCGCCGAGGATTCACCGCTGGCAACTAAACTGAAGAAAACCTGGCTCCGAACACCCGTGGGCGAGGAGCAGGCGGCGCAAGCTGTGCTCGATCCCTCAATAG CTGCACTCGAAGAGGAACGCACCAGCCCAACGCAAGCGTCTGCCGGCGCTGCCAGCGGCAATtccagcaccaacaacaatactaacaataataataacaacaacaacaacagcgctgCGAGCGGCGCTGCTGGTGGCGATGGAGAGAAAAGTGAAGCGCTAACCAGCAAACAGCGATACCAGATCAAGCATCGCGAACTGTTTTTATCACGACAAGTTGAGTCGATACCCGCCACACAGATCCGAGGGAAGTGCTCCGTCACGCTGCTCAACGAGACGGAATCATTGCAAAGCTATCTCAATAAAGAC GATACATTCTTCTATTGTTTGGTCTTCGATCCGAATCAAAAAACGTTGCTCGCCGACAAAGGTGAGATACGTGTCGGCAGTCGCTATCAGTGTGATATACCCGCCAAGCTAAAAGACACCGCCACAGATGAGCGCAAGCTGGAGGAGCTGGAGTCACTGGTGTGGACGCCGGAGCACAGTTTGACCGATCGTAAAATCGATCAGTTTCTTGTTGTCTCGCGTTCCATTGGCACCTTTGCCCGCGCCCTTGACTGCAGCAGCTCGGTGAAACAACCCTCATTACACATGTCTGCAGCGGCCGCCAGTCGAGACATTACACTG TTTCACGCCATGGACATTCTGCACAAGCACGACTATTCAATTGAGGAGTCCATGTCCTCCCTAGTTCCTTCCACTGGGCCAGTGCTCTGTCGCGATGAAATCGAAGATTGGAGCGCATCGGAAGCTAATCTCTTTGAGGAGGCGTTGGATAAATATGGCAAAGACTTTAATGATATACGACAAGATTTT ctGCCATGGAAAACGCTTAAACAAATCATTGAATACTACTATATGTGGAAGACCACCGATCGATATGTACAGCAGAAGCGCGTAAAGGCTGTCGAGGCGGAACTCAAGCTCAAACAGGTCTATATACcgcaatataataataatggcaagGGGAACGGTGCCAGCGTGAAGGCAGGCAGCGGCGGCGGTGGTCCAGGTGGCATTTATAATGGCACCACCAATGGTGGCGCCGACTTATCCAACAATGGCAAACCGTGTGAATCATGCGGGATAACAAAATCATCACAG TGGAACTCCTTTAGCAATGGTCACCTGGCGTGTCGTCTTTGTCAGAGTTGTTGGGACTATTGGCGAAAGTATGGCAGTATGAAATCTGCGCATAAGGGCGATGCCAACGATGGGGAGGCTAAGAAGAAAGCTGCCATTGCTGCGGCGCCAGCAACAGCGGTAGCAACAACAGGTGCCACAGGTGCCGTGGTAGATCTTAACGATGACGAAAAAGTCAGCGATCTAAGCAATCGTCAATTGCACAG GTGTTCCATTGTCAACTGCGGCAAAGAGTTCAAGCTGAAGACCCACCTGGCGCGTCATTACGCGCAAGCGCACGGCATTGCGATCAGCTCAGGCTCACCGCGGCCCATCATGAAGACCCGGACTGCCTTCTACTTGCACACGAATCCTATGACGCGTGTCGCCCGCATCGTCTGTCGGAGCATTGTGAAGCCCAAGAAGGCGGCGCGACAGAGCGCATACGCCATCAATGCACTGTTGGTCAAGCAGGAAT tTACGAATCGTATTAGCGGAAAATCGCAGGTGGAGATCAAAAAAATGCTTCTGCTCAAGCCGAAGGATCGTGGCAGCGTCACAAAAATTGCTAATCGTTTGGGCGCGCCTGGCAGCGGTCCACATGAGTGGCTGGTGCTAACACCCAAGGACAAAATGCCACAACCCGTTGTTGTCTCATTCCCAAAGCCGCCCAAAGCCCCAGACGGCAGCTTAGTCTACGAGCGTGTGCCCAACAAAACCCCCGATGTTGTCGCAGTCCCTGTGACTGCCGCCGACAAAGAGCTATCCATAATTCCAACGCAAGCAACGTCTACGATACGCAAGCGTGCACACGAAGAACAGCAACTCAATGGTACCGAAG TCACCATTGTGCCCAGCGGTCCACCTGCCAAGCGTCCTAATAAGGATCCCATGCCTTCGCACTGCCCCAGTCCGGAGCAATTTGCTGCTATGATGGCAGCATCGGGTCAGCCGCTCTCCAGACATCAC CTCAACGGCAAGCAGAAGATTGCACAAATGGCACGCGGTGGCAACGGACGCAAACAGGTCATTAGTTGGATGGATGCACCGGACGATGTTTACTTTAGAGCCACAGATGTGCACAA AAAAACACGAAAAATACTCTCAGCTGTAGATCTGCGTCGTGCAGCGCGCAAACCATGGCGCTCACTGCCCATCAAGTCAATGGCCCCTGAGCCGAGCAGCAAACCTATTGAATCACAAATCGTTATACTGGACTGA
- the LOC117789999 gene encoding metastasis-associated protein MTA3 isoform X2, with product MATNMYRVGDYVYVETAPNSPFLIRRIEELNKNQTGNVEAKVMCFYRRRDLPNPLVQLADKHQPALEEERTSPTQASAGAASGNSSTNNNTNNNNNNNNNSAASGAAGGDGEKSEALTSKQRYQIKHRELFLSRQVESIPATQIRGKCSVTLLNETESLQSYLNKDDTFFYCLVFDPNQKTLLADKGEIRVGSRYQCDIPAKLKDTATDERKLEELESLVWTPEHSLTDRKIDQFLVVSRSIGTFARALDCSSSVKQPSLHMSAAAASRDITLFHAMDILHKHDYSIEESMSSLVPSTGPVLCRDEIEDWSASEANLFEEALDKYGKDFNDIRQDFLPWKTLKQIIEYYYMWKTTDRYVQQKRVKAVEAELKLKQVYIPQYNNNGKGNGASVKAGSGGGGPGGIYNGTTNGGADLSNNGKPCESCGITKSSQWNSFSNGHLACRLCQSCWDYWRKYGSMKSAHKGDANDGEAKKKAAIAAAPATAVATTGATGAVVDLNDDEKVSDLSNRQLHRCSIVNCGKEFKLKTHLARHYAQAHGIAISSGSPRPIMKTRTAFYLHTNPMTRVARIVCRSIVKPKKAARQSAYAINALLVKQEFTNRISGKSQVEIKKMLLLKPKDRGSVTKIANRLGAPGSGPHEWLVLTPKDKMPQPVVVSFPKPPKAPDGSLVYERVPNKTPDVVAVPVTAADKELSIIPTQATSTIRKRAHEEQQLNGTEVTIVPSGPPAKRPNKDPMPSHCPSPEQFAAMMAASGQPLSRHHLNGKQKIAQMARGGNGRKQVISWMDAPDDVYFRATDVHKKTRKILSAVDLRRAARKPWRSLPIKSMAPEPSSKPIESQIVILD from the exons ATGGCCACAAATATGTATCGAGTCGGAG ACTACGTGTACGTTGAGACAGCGCCGAATAGTCCCTTCCTGATACGCCGCATCgaggagttgaataaaaaccAAACCGGCAATGTGGAGGCGAAGGTCATGTGTTTCTACCGGCGTCGTGATCTGCCCAACCCACTTGTACAGCTGGCGGATAAGCATCAAC CTGCACTCGAAGAGGAACGCACCAGCCCAACGCAAGCGTCTGCCGGCGCTGCCAGCGGCAATtccagcaccaacaacaatactaacaataataataacaacaacaacaacagcgctgCGAGCGGCGCTGCTGGTGGCGATGGAGAGAAAAGTGAAGCGCTAACCAGCAAACAGCGATACCAGATCAAGCATCGCGAACTGTTTTTATCACGACAAGTTGAGTCGATACCCGCCACACAGATCCGAGGGAAGTGCTCCGTCACGCTGCTCAACGAGACGGAATCATTGCAAAGCTATCTCAATAAAGAC GATACATTCTTCTATTGTTTGGTCTTCGATCCGAATCAAAAAACGTTGCTCGCCGACAAAGGTGAGATACGTGTCGGCAGTCGCTATCAGTGTGATATACCCGCCAAGCTAAAAGACACCGCCACAGATGAGCGCAAGCTGGAGGAGCTGGAGTCACTGGTGTGGACGCCGGAGCACAGTTTGACCGATCGTAAAATCGATCAGTTTCTTGTTGTCTCGCGTTCCATTGGCACCTTTGCCCGCGCCCTTGACTGCAGCAGCTCGGTGAAACAACCCTCATTACACATGTCTGCAGCGGCCGCCAGTCGAGACATTACACTG TTTCACGCCATGGACATTCTGCACAAGCACGACTATTCAATTGAGGAGTCCATGTCCTCCCTAGTTCCTTCCACTGGGCCAGTGCTCTGTCGCGATGAAATCGAAGATTGGAGCGCATCGGAAGCTAATCTCTTTGAGGAGGCGTTGGATAAATATGGCAAAGACTTTAATGATATACGACAAGATTTT ctGCCATGGAAAACGCTTAAACAAATCATTGAATACTACTATATGTGGAAGACCACCGATCGATATGTACAGCAGAAGCGCGTAAAGGCTGTCGAGGCGGAACTCAAGCTCAAACAGGTCTATATACcgcaatataataataatggcaagGGGAACGGTGCCAGCGTGAAGGCAGGCAGCGGCGGCGGTGGTCCAGGTGGCATTTATAATGGCACCACCAATGGTGGCGCCGACTTATCCAACAATGGCAAACCGTGTGAATCATGCGGGATAACAAAATCATCACAG TGGAACTCCTTTAGCAATGGTCACCTGGCGTGTCGTCTTTGTCAGAGTTGTTGGGACTATTGGCGAAAGTATGGCAGTATGAAATCTGCGCATAAGGGCGATGCCAACGATGGGGAGGCTAAGAAGAAAGCTGCCATTGCTGCGGCGCCAGCAACAGCGGTAGCAACAACAGGTGCCACAGGTGCCGTGGTAGATCTTAACGATGACGAAAAAGTCAGCGATCTAAGCAATCGTCAATTGCACAG GTGTTCCATTGTCAACTGCGGCAAAGAGTTCAAGCTGAAGACCCACCTGGCGCGTCATTACGCGCAAGCGCACGGCATTGCGATCAGCTCAGGCTCACCGCGGCCCATCATGAAGACCCGGACTGCCTTCTACTTGCACACGAATCCTATGACGCGTGTCGCCCGCATCGTCTGTCGGAGCATTGTGAAGCCCAAGAAGGCGGCGCGACAGAGCGCATACGCCATCAATGCACTGTTGGTCAAGCAGGAAT tTACGAATCGTATTAGCGGAAAATCGCAGGTGGAGATCAAAAAAATGCTTCTGCTCAAGCCGAAGGATCGTGGCAGCGTCACAAAAATTGCTAATCGTTTGGGCGCGCCTGGCAGCGGTCCACATGAGTGGCTGGTGCTAACACCCAAGGACAAAATGCCACAACCCGTTGTTGTCTCATTCCCAAAGCCGCCCAAAGCCCCAGACGGCAGCTTAGTCTACGAGCGTGTGCCCAACAAAACCCCCGATGTTGTCGCAGTCCCTGTGACTGCCGCCGACAAAGAGCTATCCATAATTCCAACGCAAGCAACGTCTACGATACGCAAGCGTGCACACGAAGAACAGCAACTCAATGGTACCGAAG TCACCATTGTGCCCAGCGGTCCACCTGCCAAGCGTCCTAATAAGGATCCCATGCCTTCGCACTGCCCCAGTCCGGAGCAATTTGCTGCTATGATGGCAGCATCGGGTCAGCCGCTCTCCAGACATCAC CTCAACGGCAAGCAGAAGATTGCACAAATGGCACGCGGTGGCAACGGACGCAAACAGGTCATTAGTTGGATGGATGCACCGGACGATGTTTACTTTAGAGCCACAGATGTGCACAA AAAAACACGAAAAATACTCTCAGCTGTAGATCTGCGTCGTGCAGCGCGCAAACCATGGCGCTCACTGCCCATCAAGTCAATGGCCCCTGAGCCGAGCAGCAAACCTATTGAATCACAAATCGTTATACTGGACTGA
- the LOC117791257 gene encoding methanethiol oxidase translates to MSEKTCCHGPGYATPLDAMKNGPRETLLYTVTIQPNLDEEHGDYLSTIDVDPDSPTYCQIVHRNFTNRKGNELHHSGWNACSSCYYVDKNAKSVPKRNRLVLPAINSDFIYVLDVATDPRKPEIIKVIDGDVLKSHNVTAPHTTHCLANGNIMISVLGDANGYAKGDFILFDSEFNCIGTWTKGERKALCGYDFWYQPYYDVMVSTEWGAPNKFRRGWKDEDLKDLTQYGCRLNFYKWSTQTLYQTIDLGVDGITPLEVRFLHDPKRPDGYVGCALNAKVYYFKKKSDSDEFDVKKVIDIPHKLVDTGSGTATEMGGMISDIIISLDDRFLYVNLWRHGDVRQYDITNPEEPKLTAQVFMGGAICNDLPDIIVKEDRELSERPPPRYVKGRRLEGGPQMMQLSLDGKRLYVSSSLYSPWDKQFYPNMVSKGGHVCLIDVDVVNGGMKLNEDFLVDFGKEPYGPSLPHEMRYPGGDCTSDIWLANDS, encoded by the exons ATGTCGGAAAAAA CCTGTTGCCATGGTCCCGGTTACGCAACTCCATTGGATGCTATGAAAAATGGACCTCGGGAGACTCTTCTCTATACGGTGACAATTCAACCCAATTTGGATGAGGAGCACGGTGATTATCTATCAACAATTGATGTGGACCCCGATAGCCCCACATACTGTCag ATAGTTCATCGCAACTTTACGAACCGAAAGGGAAACGAGTTGCACCATTCGGGTTGGAATGCTTGCTCCAGTTGCTACTACGTGGACAAGAATGCCAAATCGGTGCCCAAGAGAAATCGCTTGGTATTGCCGGCAATTAATTCCGactttatttatgtacttgACGTGGCAACGGATCCACGAAAGCCCGAAATCATTAAAGTGATCGACGGAGACGTATTAAAGAGCCACAATGTAACTGCTCCTCATACGACCCACTGCTTGGCTAATGGAAATATAATGATATCCGTATTGGGCGATGCCAATGGTTACGCCAAGGGTGATTTCATCTTGTTTGATTCCGAATTTAACTGCATCGGAACGTGGACAAAGGGAGAACGTAAGGCGTTATGTGGCTATGATTTCTGGTATCAGCCCTATTATGATGTTATGGTTTCTACCGAATGGGGAGCTCCCAATAAATTTCGACG TGGCTGGAAGGATGAAGATTTGAAGGACTTGACCCAGTATGGATGCCGACTCAATTTTTACAAATGGTCAACTCAAACACTTTATCAAACCATTGATCTTGGAGTTGATGGTATTACACCATTAGAAGTGCGTTTTTTGCACGATCCCAAACGCCCCGATGGATATGTTGGATGTGCCTTAAACGCGAAggtttattatttcaaaaagaaatcCGACTCGGATGAGTTCGATGTTAAGAAAGTCATTGATATACCTCATAAGCTCGTGGATACTGGAAGTGGCACTGCTACTGAGATGGGTGGCATGATTTCAGATATAATAATATCTTTGGATGATAGATTTCTTTATGTTAACTTGTGGCGTCACGGTGACGTTAGACAATATGATATAACCAATCCGGAAGAACCCAAACTCACGGCTCAAGTGTTTATGGGAGGTGCCATATGCAACGATCTACCAGATATTATTGTGAAAGAGGATAGAGAGTTAAGT GAAAGGCCACCTCCGCGCTATGTTAAGGGTCGTCGCTTGGAAGGCGGTCCACAGATGATGCAGCTTTCCCTTGATGGCAAGCGCTTGTATGTGTCCTCTTCACTTTATTCGCCCTGGGATAAGCAG TTTTATCCCAATATGGTGTCCAAAGGTGGTCATGTGTGCCTTATTGATGTCGACGTGGTCAACGGAGGAATGAAGTTGAATGAAGATTTCTTGGTTGATTTTGGAAAGGAACCGTATGGGCCAAGTCTACCGCATGAGATGCGCTATCCAGGTGGCGATTGTACTTCTGATATTTGGTTAGCCAACGATTCTTAA
- the LOC117790000 gene encoding 3-oxoacyl-[acyl-carrier-protein] synthase, mitochondrial: protein MRLISQIRRASTQATTRRRVVITGSGAVTPLANNVAESWQRLLAGESAISRLGAEFKGLPCQVAAQIPRERLQLDKHLSKSDLKLMSPATQFAILAADEALAAAKLQPSEMTVEQRERFGVCVGMGMFDLSEVYGAYEQLQRGYNRVSPYFVPRLLPNMACGHISMRHGLRGPNHSVSTACATGAHAIGDALRFIRYGDADVMLAGSGEACIDPLSIAGFCRLRALSTAFNDNPTAASRPFDKARDGFVMGEGSAVLLLEELEHARARGAPILAELLGYGLSGDAHHITSPSDDGAGATLAMRRAIADAGLTPQDISYVNAHATSTPTGDRIEAHAIGRVFGDHKSNVFVSSTKGAHGHLLGSSGNLEALFVVHACAENKLPPSINVDNLDVDVNVVRNTCKWSEDHNRRIALKNSFGFGGTNASLCISSYTEE, encoded by the coding sequence ATGCGTTTAATATCACAAATTCGAAGAGCTTCGACACAGGCCACCACACGCCGCCGAGTTGTCATCACTGGAAGCGGTGCCGTCACACCGCTGGCCAACAATGTTGCCGAGTCGTGGCAACGTTTATTGGCGGGAGAATCGGCGATTTCTCGGCTCGGAGCTGAGTTTAAGGGACTGCCATGTCAAGTGGCCGCACAAATACCAAGGGAACGCTTGCAGCTGGACAAACATCTGAGCAAGAGCGACCTAAAGCTAATGAGTCCTGCCACACAATTCGCAATCCTTGCAGCGGACGAAGCACTGGCAGCGGCAAAACTCCAGCCAAGTGAGATGACCGTTGAGCAGCGGGAAAGGTTCGGTGTGTGCGTCGGTATGGGCATGTTCGATCTGTCCGAGGTCTATGGCGCTTATGAGCAACTCCAGCGTGGATACAATCGAGTCAGTCCGTATTTCGTGCCGAGACTGTTGCCCAACATGGCATGTGGTCACATTAGCATGCGCCATGGCTTGCGGGGACCCAATCATTCCGTGTCAACAGCTTGCGCAACCGGTGCTCATGCCATTGGGGATGCTCTGCGTTTTATACGCTACGGCGACGCCGACGTCATGTTAGCCGGCAGTGGAGAGGCTTGCATAGATCCCCTATCGATTGCCGGCTTTTGTAGATTACGCGCACTTAGTACCGCTTTCAATGATAACCCGACGGCAGCCTCGCGACCTTTTGATAAAGCACGCGATGGCTTTGTGATGGGTGAGGGCTCCGCTGTGTTGCTGCTGGAGGAGCTGGAGCATGCACGAGCCCGTGGAGCACCCATATTGGCTGAGCTGCTGGGTTACGGTCTATCCGGTGATGCACATCACATCACCTCACCCAGCGATGATGGAGCCGGTGCCACTTTGGCTATGCGTCGCGCCATTGCTGATGCAGGCTTAACACCACAGGACATTAGCTATGTCAATGCCCATGCCACATCAACGCCCACCGGAGATCGCATTGAGGCGCATGCCATTGGACGCGTCTTTGGCGATCATAAATCAAACGTGTTTGTGTCCTCTACAAAGGGTGCACATGGTCATCTGCTTGGCTCCTCTGGCAATCTGGAAGCTCTCTTTGTCGTCCACGCCTGTGCGGAAAACAAATTACCACCTTCCATAAACGTTGACAATTTGGATGTGGATGTCAATGTGGTGAGAAACACCTGCAAATGGTCTGAGGATCACAATCGACGCATTGCccttaaaaattcttttggcTTTGGTGGAACCAACGCCTCTCTCTGTATTTCCAGCTACACTGAAGAGTAG